TCCAGCTGGTGACGGGCCGCAACTGGCGCGGCACGGCCTTCGGCGGTGCCAAGGGCCGTACCGATGTGCCCAAGATCGTCGACATGTACATGCAGGGCAAGATCGAGATCGACCCGATGATCACCCACGTCATGGGCCTCGAAGAGATCAACACCGCATTCGACCTGATGCACGCGGGCAAGTCGATCCGCAGCGTCGTGGTGTTCTGATCCGGTCTTGAGGGGCGGGCACAGGTTCGCCTCTCACAGCCTTGAATGCCCATAAAAAAGGGGCCGCGCGATGCACTCGCGCGGCCCCTTTTTTGTACGCTTTCCCGCTTATACCATGGCCATCAGGCTGGCATTGCCGCCAGCGGCCGTGGTGTTGATCGAAACGCTCACTTCCTCGACCAGCAGGTCGAGCGGATAGCTTCCGTCCACCGGATCGGCGGCATGGAGCGCCACGATCATGCCTTCACGGTCGGCCAGTGCCTGCGCCACGGCCTGCGCAGGCGCGCCGGTTTCCTCGACGAGGGCGGCGGCCAGGATCTGGGGCCGTCCGGGGCGGGCCCAGATCACGCGGTCGGCCAGCGTCCTGGACCAATCGGCAGGGGCTTTGTTCAGCAGAGCATTGGGGGCCAGAGGCGCGCCGGACATGACGACGGCGCTGTTGCCGGTGGCCAGAACCGCGCCGAGCTGACGCCAGAACCCGGCCTCGCTCGCCGCATGGAGGGCAATGGCCCCGCGCGGCGCGATGCGGTAGCGGTTGCTTTCGCCCACGGGGCCCGCCAGTTCGATCTCCACGCCCAGCTTCGAGGCCGCCATTGCCGCGCGGACGGCAAGGGCCGCCTTCCGGTCGCCCTTGTGGTCGAGCCAGTCGGCCAGATCGGCGGCGGCAAGATCACCCTTGGTGGCCACGCCCTTCAACACGGTCGGAACGCCCGCCCGCCCGCGCACGAGGCGCGAGAGGTAGAGCGGCCCGCCCGCCTTGGGCCCGGTGCCCGAAAGGCCGCGCCCGCCAAAGGGCTGGACCCCGACCACCGCGCCGATGGTGTTGCGGTTGACGTAGAGATTGCCCGCGTCGATCGCCCCGGTCACGCGCTCGACCGTTTCGTCGAGGCGGGTGTGCAGGCCAAACGTCAGGCCATAGCCGGTAGCGTTGACCGCCGCGATCACCTGTTCGAGATCGCGTGCGGCATAGCGGACGACATGGAGCACCGGCCCGAAGACCTCGCGCCCGAGCGCGTCGATGCCCGGCACTTCGATCAGCGTGGGGGCGACGAAAGTTCCGGCCTGCGCAGCCTCGGGCAGCGCCACGCGATGGACGCGGAAACCCCGTGCGGCCATCGCCGCGACATGGGCCTCGATTACGCCTTGCGCCTTGGCGGTGATCACCGGGCCGACATCGGTTGCCAGTTGCACCGGGTTGCCCAGCGCCAGTTCGGCCATCGCGCCCTTGAGCATGGTCAGCGTGCGGTCGGCCACGTCGTCCTGAAGGCAGAGCACGCGCAGCGCCGAACAGCGCTGGCCCGCGCTGTCGAAGGCCGAAGCGATCACGTCGCCCACGACCTGCTCGGCCAGCGCCGAAGAGTCGACGATCATGGCGTTCTGCCCGCCGGTTTCGGCGATCAGCGGGATCGGGCGGCCTTGCGCATCGCTGCGGCTTGCCAGCGTGCGCTGGATGATCCGCGCCACTTGCGTCGAGCCGGTGAACATCACGCCCGCCACGCCCTCGGCCTCTACCAGCGCGGCGCCGATTGCGCCATCGCCGGGCACGAAAACGAGCGCCGATGCCGGAATGCCCGCCTCGTGGAACAGGCCGACCATGACTGCGGCGATCAGCGGGGTTTCCTGCGCGGGCTTGGCCAGCACCGGGTTCCCCGCGACGAGGGCGGCGGCGATCTGCCCGGCAAAGATCGCCAGCGGGAAGTTCCACGGCGAGATGCACACGACCGGCCCGAGCGGGGCGGTATCTTCCAGCGTTTCGCGGGCCTGCGCGGCATAATAGCGCAGGAAATCGACCGCTTCGCGCACTTCGCCCACGGCATTGGCGGCGGTCTTGCCCGCCTCGCGGATGATCAGGCCGAGAAGCTGGCTTCCGCGTGCTTCGAGCAGGTCAGCCGCGCGTTCGAGCATGGCTGCCCGCTCGCCCACGGGCACTTGTGCCCAGGCCTCCGCACCTTCGCGGGCAAGGGTGACGGCTCCGGCGGCTTCCTCGCGCGTCATCGGCCAGACTGTACCCACGATGTCGGCATGGTCGGCGGGGTTGCGAACGGGCTCGCCCTCACGCCCGCTCGTACCCGCTTTCCAATCGGTCTGGGCGCTGGCGGCGAGCAGGGGGGCAAGGCCATCGAGCACGGCTTCATCCGCCAGATCGAGCCCCTTCGAATTGGCGCGGCTGCCATAGAGCGCGCCGGGCAGGGCGACCGCCGGGTGGGGCGCGCCCGGATCGGCGCTGGAGACGACCTGCGCGACAGGATCGGCCACCAGCTCGGACACCGCCACATCCGGGTCGCCGATGCGGTTGACGAACGAGGAATTGGCCCCGTTTTCGAGCAGGCGGCGGACCAGATAGGCCAGAAGCGTCTCGTGCGTGCCCACCGGGGCATAGACGCGGCACGGGCGATTGAGCTTGGCGGCGCCCACGACCTGATCATAGAGCCCTTCGCCCATGCCATGGAGGCACTGGAACTCGTAGTCGCCGACCTTGAAGTCGGGCCCGGCCAGATGGAGCACCGTCGCCAGCGACTGGGCATTGTGGGTGGCAAACTGAGGGAACACCACGTCGCGCGCGGCCAGCAGCTTGCGGGCACAGGCGACATAGGCGATGTCGGTGTGAACCTTTTGGGTATAGACCGGGAAATCGGCGAGGCCATCGACTTGCGCGCGCTTGATCTCGGCATCCCAATAGGCACCCTTGACCAGGCGGACCATGATCCGCCGCCCGCTGCGGCGCGCGAGGTCGATGATCCAGTCGATCACGAACGGGCACCGCTTCTGATAGGCCTGAACCACGAAGCCAAGCCCGTCCCAGCCCGCCAGATCGGGATCGAGCGCGAGCATTTCGAGCAGGTCGAGCGAGAGTTCGAGGCGGTCGGCCTCTTCGGCGTCGATATTGAGGCCGATGTCGTGGGCGCGGGCCATCAGGCACAGCGCCTTGACGCGGGGCAGCAGTTCGGCCTTCACCCGATCGACCTTGGCCCGGAAATAGCGCGGGTGGAGCGCGGAAAGCTTGATCGAGATCCCCGGCCCGGCATAGATCCCGCGCCCGGCCGAAGCCCGCCCGATGGCCGTGATGGCGTCTTCGTAGGAGGCATTGTAGCGGTCGGCGTCCTCCGCCGTCATCGCCGCTTCGCCCAGCATGTCGTAGGAAAAGGCAAAGCCGACCGCCTCGCGCGGGGCGGCATTGGCAAGGGCGAGGTCGATGGTTTCGCCGGTCACGAACTGCTCGCCCATCATCCGCATCGCCGCATCGACCGCGCGGCGGATCACCGGTTCGCCCAGACGGCCCAGCAAGCGGGTCAGGCCAGCGCCGAGCCCGGCCTCGTCCTGTGCGCTGACCAGCTTGCCGGTAACCAGCAGCCCCCACGAGGCTGCATTGACAAAGACCGGACGGTCCTTGCCCAGATGGCCGCGCCAGTCGCCATGGGCGATCTTGTCGCGGATCAGCGCGTCGCGCGTGGCCATGTCAGGAATGCGCAGCAGGGCCTCGGCCAGACACATCAGCGCCACGCCTTCGGGGCTGGAAAGCGCATATTCCTGCACAAGGGCCTGCACCGCGCCGGGCCGCGCGCCCGCGCGCAGCGCCTCGATCAGCCTTGTGGCCGTGGCGGCAATGGGCCGGGCCAGTTCGGCAGGCACTTGCGCCTGGGGCACGAGCGCGGCGAGGCAGGTGCGCTCGTCGCGGCGGGTGGCGGCGGTGATCGCCTGACGCAGGGGGGAGTGCCCGGCAAGCGGGGCCGTGAAGCGGGCGAAGGGCGCGGTGTGATCCATGGGCCGATGCTATCACGCAAGCCATAGGCCGTTCGGGCGATTTGAGGCCATTTCCAGACCAATCGGACTGATTTTTTATCCTGCGACAGGCCATGCCCTCGTCAATCCGCGCCCCCCGCGCCGAAACGGACCTGTACCTCGAAATGCAGTGGCACCGCTGCGTCGTGCGCGGGCGGCAGGGGAAACGGCGCGGCCCGTCGCAGTGCCACGACAGCGGCCCGATCCAGCATGGCCACGCCGCTGGGCCCTACGACCGCAACGCTTGCCAGATGCCCGCGATCATCGAGATCGAAGCGGAGGGTGACGCGCCCGTCGATGGTAATCCCCGCCGGGCGACAGGCCATGATCCGCGCCCACACCTTGTGTACGTAATCGGCCGGAAGCGCCGCCCTGTCAGCTTTCTGGCTGGCCTTGGACGGCTCACCAGCCGGGGCACGGGGCGCGATGGGCGCCAGCGCCGGAAGCGATGCGATGGCCGGGGGAGCAAAGGGCTCTGTCCGCAGCGAGGGGGCGGGGGTGCCGGTTGCGCCCGGAGGAGGGGAAGCCCCCGGAGGGCCGGGCGCATGAACCACAGGCTGGGTTTGCAAAGGTGCTTTGCGCAAGGATCGCGCCGCACGGGGCGCTTCATGGGGGAGAGGGCGGGGCGCGGACAGCGTGAAGACCGCCAGTTGCGCTGCCTGCCTGTTCTGGCGTGGCCTGCTCGGGTTCTCCCCGCAGGCCAGCACTACGCCCAGCACGGCGCCATGCGCCAGCAGGCTGGCCGCAATTCCGGCCAGCCTGCGGCGCAAAAGGGGCCCGGTCGCATCGCCGCGACCGGGCCCCTTGGGCACAAGCCCCTCAGAAACGACGCGAAAGGCCGACATTGACCGACCGTCCACGCCCGGCCACAGGCCGCAGGTCCGTGCGCCCGCTGGCCTTGTAGTCGCCCAGCGAGAGGCCGCCGAGCGGCAGGAAATAGCCCTTGTCGAGCAGGTTCTCGATATCGATGCTCAGGCGCCATGCCTTCCACTGATAGGCCGTGCGCAAGTTCACCAGCGCATAGGCTGCCGTCGTCGGTTCGTTGCGGGCGGTATCGACACGGGTCTTGCTGTCTACCCAGTTGACCTCGACCGCGCCGCTGAAGCTGCCCACTTCGTGGCGGACGCTTGCCAGAATGTTGAGCGGCATCTGGTGATAGAGCGGGGTATGGTCCGTCAGGTTCTGGCCGTGGACCCACGAGAGCGTGGCGCTCAGGCGTGTTTGGCCCAGTCCCCCGCCATTCCAGAGCGTCGCCTCGCCCGACACATCCAGACCGTAGAACGCAGCCTCTTCGTTGGTGAACTGCAACTGGTTGAAACGTCCCAGCGACTTGACGAAGCGGGCGTCAACGTAATCGTTCACATGGGTGTAGTAGGGCGCCAGCTTGACGAACCAGCCCTGCTTGTCGCTGCCAGAAACGCCGCGAACCCCGCTGAGCGCGCCATGGCCGGAAACCGTCACCGACCCGCTTACCGTGTCGGCACGTTCGGGCCGCAGGTTCAGGTTGCCGAAATAGCCGTTGCCATCGCCATACCAGCCGATCATCTGGCTCGACATCGTGCCCTGACCCCAGGTGTAAAGCTCGTAGAGGTTGGGCGCACGGGTCTTGTGGGCATAGCCCAGATCGAGCACCACGCCTGCGGTCGGGGTATAGCGCCCGATCAGCGACCCGCTCCAGTCGTTGAAATGGCGCTTGTGGCTGGCCGCGTTGAAGGCCTGCGCAGCCATGGCATCGGCCATGTTCATCATGCTGGTCGAATAGGGGCTGACATTGCCGGTATTCATGTTCACCCGGTCATAGCGTCCGCCCGCCGTCAGGACGAAACGGTCGCCCCAGTGCTGTTCGGCCTCGATATAGCCGGCAATTCGCTCGCGCTGGCCATTGTTGATGTTGCGGTAGGTGCTTGGCCCCATCATCATGCTGCCCGCGACCGGCGGCCACCAGTCGTCCATGTGCTCGTTGCGATATTCGTTGCCCAGGCGCAGCATCGTGCCCGCCGATACCGGCAGCTCCACCGCCAGCGTATAGCCGCCCGAGCGCACCCGCGTGTTCATCGGCATGCCGCCATCGGCCACGCCGCCCTTGTCGGCCAGAAAGTTCATTTCGTGGTCGGTCGCACGATAATCGGCCTTCAGGTCCACCGTGCCCCAGGCAAAGCTGCCCAGATAATGCCCGTTCAGGAACCACGAATTGTTCCCCGTCATGTCCATGAACTGATTGGGAAAGCCTTCGTAAGCAGAATGGTGGTAGCCGCCTGCCAGCTCGACAAGGCCGATGTCGCCCTGCCATGCCAGCGCCAGCTTGTGGTCGGTCTTGGCATATTGGGTGGAATGGACCGTGCCCAGATCGCCACCGGCCCCATAGTTGCCGGCCTTGGTATAGCTGCCGGTATAGGTGGCCGACAGATGCTCGCCCGCAACCGTCAGCGACAGTCCGGTGCCGAAACCGTCATCGTTGCTGCGGTAATAACCCTGAACCTCGCCCGTCACCAACAGGTGGCCACTGGTCGAAAAACGGGGCGGCGGGCTCTTCACCGAAATCACCCCGCCGATGGCATCGCCCCCGGCGCTGACCGGAGAAACACCGGTGATGACATCGATGCTGCCGACCGTCTGGGGATCGGTATAGCTGAGCGGCGGGTTCATGTCGTTGGGGCAGGCCACGTCGACGGGGTGACCATCGACCAGCACGGTCAGGCGCTGCTCGTTCAGCCCGCGAATGGCAGGCATCGTCGAGAAACCGCCGCCCGTATTGCCCGAAACACCCGGCACACGGGCCAGGATCGCGGCGGTGTCACTGGTCGAGGAGGCCAGAGCGCGGATGTCCTGACGGGTGAGCGTCGTGGTGCCCGTCGCGGCTGATGCCATATCGGTATCGACATCGACGTCGGGCAGGACGGTGGTGTCCTGCCCGGCCATCTGGGCCAGGGCCGGCATGGGCACGCCTGCCAGCAATGCCAGCGTAAAACGCGTGGTTTTCATCGGAAATTCCTGAATACTGGGCGCGAACATCCGCTTGCGAGGCTCGCGCATTCACAAGGATCGTCAGGCCTCAAGCCTGCCGGTCACGGGTTTTGCGAGGTATCAGGAGAAGGCGGGTGGCGCCCGCAAGGGAGGGCGCAGGCGCGCAGGACGCGCAGGGCTGCCCCCGGTGGCCCGTGACAGGGCCAGCACCATGACGAACAGCAAGGCCGCCAGCAGCAAGACCGCATCCGCCCCGCCCAGCAACGGCATGGCATGGGCGGCAAACGGGCAGGGCGTGTGGTGATCCTGTCCGTCGGGATGAGACGTGGGGCGATCGGGCACGAGGATGTTCTGAACATGATCGAGACCGCTGGCATCCGCGCAGATCTCGACCGTCAGGACATGTCCCGAAGCGACCGGCATGAAACCCTGAGGCACCAGCATGCGCACGGCAAGTGCCGAGACGACCAGCGCGAAAGCCAGCCAATGCCTGTTCAGGCACCAGTTGCGCAACATACCCATTCCCCGATGCCGTTATACGGGGCAGGCGGGAAGGGCAACCGGACAGAATGCATCTTCGCTGGCCCCCGCCCGTCGTTCGGGCGCCTCCGTCGTCTTGCCGGGGAGGCAGGGGTAACATGCCCTGTCCAACAATTGAGAGCCCGTCCCAAAAGTCGTTATTTCACCCCGGATTCGTCGGAAATATTTACACCATCGCCTTTTGACAGGAATCGTTTTGCTTTGATTGCAGCAATATGGTGAACTGGCATGAAAAGTGCCTAATATTGGGTTAGCTATTTTGCTTGATTAAAAAAGGCGGGGAACATGGGGCGTATCGCATATCGGGCAGGGCTTGCCCTTGCAGCGTTCGTGGCAATGTGCGGAACCGCCAATGCGGATTCCATCACGCTCGGTTCGGGTGACATCGGGACCAGCTTCACGCTCGATTACAACGGCTTTTCGAGCGGAACGGCAATCTCGGGCCTGACCGGATCGACAACATTCACGCTGACGGGCATCACCGGCAATACCTACAATTTCGACTACACGGTCAGCAACACCTCGTCCGCACCGGTCACCGGCTCGCGCATTTCCAGCTTTGCCTTCAATACGGACCCGACGATCGCATCGGCGTCGAGCACGGGGGCCTACAGCTACACGACATTGTCCTCGACATATCCCAACGGGATCGGCTCGGTCGACGTGTGCTTCAAGGATGCTTCAACCGGCAGTTGCGCTGGTGGCGGCGGCGGCGGCCTGGACATCGGGCAAACCGGGAGCGGCACGTTTGCGCTCGGGTTTTCCTCGCCCGTCTCGTCGCTGACGCTCAGCGATTTCTATGTTCGCTATCAATCGATCAGCGGCGTGCCGGGTATCAGTTCGGCCAGCGGGGCGGGCACGTTGAGCAGCACCACGAGCAGCAGCAGCACGAGCGGAGGCACTCCGGTGCCCGAACCGGGCATGCTGGGCCTGTTCGGCGCGGGCGTGATCGGCCTTGCCTTCGCGCGCCGCCGCCCCTTCGCGCGGATTGCCCGCTAAAAACGCACCGCTCCTGAAAAGCCCTCCCGCTATCCGCAAGCGGGAGGGCTTTTCGCTATGGGGCCTTGCCTGCCTGCGCGGCCTCCAGATGGGCCTTTATCGTGGGGTTTGTCGGCGCCCGCTCTGCCGCACTGCGCAGAAGCTGGAGGGCGCGGGTATGTTCGCCCGGCACGCGCAGCAATTGCCACCCCAAAGTATCCATGACCGAAGGATTGTCCGGCGCCAGGGCATAAGCCCTTTTGGCAAGATCGAGCGCACGGGCCGCATTGCCGACCTGGGCCTGGGCGAAGGCAAGGTTGTTCAGGACCAGGGCATTGCCGTTCGTGGTCGCCAGAACATGCTCGTAGCTGGCAATCGCCTGTCCCCAGTTGTGCGCTTTCATCGCGACATCGGCCGTGGCCAGTTCTTCGGCCAGGGCGCGCGGATCGGGGAAGCGAGCCCGCGCGGCCAGCGCCGCAGCCTGGGGATCGCCGGCCTGCCGGGCTGCTTCGGCCAGAAGGTGCGCGTCCTCGGGCTGGAGGGCCTTGCCGGTCTCGCTCAGCGGCCTGAGCGTGGCGAGCGCAGCCTTGGGGTCATTGCCCGCCATTTGGGCCCGCGCCAGTTCACGCCGGACGAGGGCACTTTGCGGGTTGCGCATCAGCAGGGGCGCCAGAAGGGCGGAAGCCTGCGCAGGCTGGCCGAGCTTGAGCAGGACATGTCCGTAAAGCGCATTGGCTTCCTCGAACCCTTCGAGAGACTTCTCGTTAGCCTGAAGAATGGCGCGTGCGCCAGCCCAGTCCTTTTTCTCGGCGGCAAGCCTTGCCCGCAGATAGATTACATCGCGATTGTAGGAATTGCCCAGCACCGCGAGCGTTTTTTCCATATCGGACCAGCGCCCCAGATCGCCCTGTACACCAGCCTTGCCCGCGAGCATGGCGATGTTGCCGGGATAGAGCCCGGCAGCGCGGTCATAGGCGGCCAGGGCATGGGCCAGATCGCCCTGGGCGGTCGCGATCTGGGCGTCGGCGGTCATGACTTCGAGGAGATCGCCTCCGCTTCGCAGCGCGGCATTGATTTTGCCGCGCGCCACATCGAGATTGCCATCCTGAAGGTCCATCTGGGCGGCAAGCGCCAGAATGCGCGGATCATCGGGGGCCTGCGCCAGAGCTGCGGCAATTGCTTTCGAAGCGCCAGCCCGGTCCTTTTTGGCGAGAAGCGCGAGGGCTCGCAGCCTCTGCGAGGCGGGGTCTGTAGCCTGTCCCAGATCGGCAAGCGCGCGGTCGGGCAGGGCGCGTTGCAGATCCGCTTCCGCGACAAGCTTCTGCATATCCGCCGGGGCATGGGGCGACCGGGCCAGCTTGTCGAGCGAACTGGCCGCCGCTTCACCGTTCCCCAGAGCCAGCGCATTGCGGGCATGAAGTTCCAGCAGGCCGGGATCATCGGGCGTGGCAGACAGAGCAGTGGCAAGATCGGTTTGCGCAGCCGCATAGTCGTGCGCGGCATATTCACGCGCCGCGCGCTGGCCTGCTGCCTTGGGGTCTGCCCCGCACCCGTACAAAAAAATTGTACACAGCCAGCAACCCGCCATCCAGAGTTTCCGGTCCACCATCAGCGCTGCCCTCCGCAACTCTTTCCGGCCTTACGGCAAAATATCTTAAGATCTCTGATAGAGTACAAAGCACTCGGGTGAAATGCCAAGCCGCTTATTGAGGCAATACACCATGGCCTGATGTGCCGATGGATGTCTGGTTATCCTGAATTTCGCGGCGATTGGCCTCGATGCTGGCGAAACGGTCAGCCATGGCCTGCCATGCTTTTGCCGAATGCAGATGCCGTTCACGGACATTGGCCAGAAGACTGGCCTCTGCATTGCGCAGGCTTTGTTCGGCACATGCCTGATAAAAAGCGCTGGAGTTGGCCACGGCCGTCCTTTCTCAGAGGTGCGCTTGTCGATCAATCCACCATATCAGCCACCAATCGGCGCATTTCGGCAGCAGAGAGAACGCCCGATGTCAAAGGGACTGCGAAAGCAGGGCGGGGCGAGGGGGATTTTGCAGAGAAAACAGGATTTTTGACAACAGTATTACGCATATAATTTATTGAAAACTCAGATAATTCGCAGCCGAATGGCCACGCAAGGGAAGGGTAAAGGAGGGGCCGCCTCGTTCAAATTGGGCAAGACGGGGGGCAGTTTCCCATGCCAGGCCCGCGATCACGCAAAGCGGATCAAGCAGGCCAGGCCGGGCCATCATGACGCAAGGAACCCTTTCGTCATGACGGACAGTTCCCGGCGCCCCTGCGGACACCGGCGAACATCTTGATCAGGCGCAAACCAGATTGACGGCGGACTGCTTGCCGCGACGATCGGTTTCGACTTCATAGCTCAGGCGCTGATCCTTGTTCAGCGTGTTCATGCCAGCCTGCTGAACGGCGCTGATATGAACAAAGCTGTCATTGCCGCCGTCTTCGGGGGCGATGAAGCCATAGCCTTTGTCGGTATTGAAGAATTTGACTGTGCCGATAGGCATGGGTGTTTCCTTTTCACGAAAACAAGAGAACCCGCCCGCAAAAGTGCAGGCGGAGCTGGCAGCATGTGAAAGGAAGAATAACCGAACGAATCGGAGTCAAATTCCGTCGCAGGCGACGTTAGCAAGAGCCCTGATATACCGAGGTGGCGGGAAAGTCAATTTAGACAATCTACAAGCTGGAACCGGCATTTTCGGCGCAACCGAAATTGCCGCATCCATTTTGCACGATCTTCGGCGTCAGTCTTGACGGGCGTGATAGAAGGGAAAGCGCTTCACCGGCCCCTCGATCAGATGTCCTTTCAGGCGGCGGCGGATCTCCTCGGCGCCTTCGCTGGTAATGCACACCAGATGCGTGCCGCCCGAGGGGAGGGTTTCAATGTCGCTGATGCGGACCCCGGCTTTTTCGCACAGCGCTGCGATCTGCGCTTCGGGCAGGCCGATGTTCATCGCGCGGCTCACTGCACGCCATCCGCTTGCCAGGAGGTAGCCGCTGTTGCCCCGGCACTGGCCTGAAACGCACCGATGCTGCGCGCAATTCTTGCAGCTTTTTCCTCGTGCTTCAGACTGATTCTCTCGTTCGAGGCGCTGCTGGCCTGCATGAGCAAAAGCTGGTGCCTGAAATAAAGGTGATTGAGATCCATGCCCTGTCCCTCTTGTGTAAGCGGGAGCACACCTGTCTCTCAGTCGCGGCTGCCTACGAAATGAGTGCCGCAATGCCGTATATATAAACATTTTAGATTAAAATGTAAGATCAAATCCAATAAATTAAATTTTTCCATGAGGATTTCAAAGGATCTGCAAGGCCACAAGCCCTGCAATCCATGACGCCGCAATAATGCCGGCCTGTGCGGGAATGACCCGTGCTGCAAACGCTCTCGTTCCTGCCGTGGCCGAAAACAGCATCTTGGCAATGCTGCTGGTGGTACAGGCGATCAGCACCGGCACGATGGCCTGCGTCGAAGTGATCGTTCTCTCGTTCACCTGCGTCGCGATCGAGATCACGGCGGCGTGGACATCCAGCACGCCGCCAATCGCCGCCGCTGCCGCGATCCCCACGGCACCGAACCATGCACGCATCGCAGCGACCAGGATCAGCATGCCAGCCAGCATCGCGGCAAACATCAGCGCGATCATCACATTGAATGACCGACTGAACTTGGGAGGTTCGGCCGAAGTCTCGCGCCATGCCACCATCATGAACCAGCCGCCCGAGAGAGCCGCGGCCAGAGCTGCTGCGGCAACGGGCGCGGCTGTCGCCACAAAGGCGCTGCGATCGGTAACCGCGATAACCACGGCCATCTGCACATAATTGGCAACCGTTGAAAGCACTGCTGCCGCGACCCCTGCCGAGAGGGACGCCGGATTGACGCGCACCCAGGCCCCCATCGCGCCAATCGTTGCCGAACTGGAGATAAAGCCCGACACCAGCCCCAGCATTGGCACGCCCAGTCGTGCGCCAAGCAGCCGCGTGGCCAGTTGCCCCACCGCATTGATGCCAAGGATCATGATGACCACCAGCCAGATGGCATGGGGGTTGAGCGCCGCGAAAGGCCCCATGGGGCGATCGGGCAACATGGGCAGGATGATCAGCGTCGCGCCTGAAATCAGCAGCACATCAGCCACTTCATCAGCCGTGACCATCTGCCCCACAAAGCGGTGCAACGGGTCGCGGGCGGCCAGAATGATGGTGATGAGTACCGCCCCTGCGCCAGCAAGAGCGGGCGCACCGACCGACAAGGCGCCGAGCAGCGTAGTGGTGATCAGCGCGATTTCGGTGGTGATGCCGGGATCGCCAGAGGCGCGGCGTTGCCAGTTGCTGAACAGCGCGAGCGCGGTGATGCAGGCCAGGATGACACCGCTCATCCAGTTCCACGGCGTCAACGCGCTGGCGCAGCCCATGAGGCTGGCGATGGTAAACGAACGCAGCCCGGCAGAGGCCGGACGCTGGGCCTTGCGCCGCTCCCGCTCCGCACCGATCAGCAGGCCGATGCCCAGCGCAATCAGCAAATGGTGCATCAGCGCAATGTCAGCCATGCGTGCTTTCCTTGCCCGGCGCGAAGGCCGGATCGATCAGCTCTTCCATGAACAGCGCGATCAGGCCGGTCTGCGATGTGATGCCCGCCTTTGCATATATCCGGGTCAATTGCGCGCGCACGGTTCCCTGCGCCGATCCGCGCAGGGC
The genomic region above belongs to Novosphingobium sp. IK01 and contains:
- a CDS encoding tetratricopeptide repeat protein; this translates as MYGCGADPKAAGQRAAREYAAHDYAAAQTDLATALSATPDDPGLLELHARNALALGNGEAAASSLDKLARSPHAPADMQKLVAEADLQRALPDRALADLGQATDPASQRLRALALLAKKDRAGASKAIAAALAQAPDDPRILALAAQMDLQDGNLDVARGKINAALRSGGDLLEVMTADAQIATAQGDLAHALAAYDRAAGLYPGNIAMLAGKAGVQGDLGRWSDMEKTLAVLGNSYNRDVIYLRARLAAEKKDWAGARAILQANEKSLEGFEEANALYGHVLLKLGQPAQASALLAPLLMRNPQSALVRRELARAQMAGNDPKAALATLRPLSETGKALQPEDAHLLAEAARQAGDPQAAALAARARFPDPRALAEELATADVAMKAHNWGQAIASYEHVLATTNGNALVLNNLAFAQAQVGNAARALDLAKRAYALAPDNPSVMDTLGWQLLRVPGEHTRALQLLRSAAERAPTNPTIKAHLEAAQAGKAP
- a CDS encoding cold-shock protein, producing MPIGTVKFFNTDKGYGFIAPEDGGNDSFVHISAVQQAGMNTLNKDQRLSYEVETDRRGKQSAVNLVCA
- a CDS encoding MgtC/SapB family protein translates to MADIALMHHLLIALGIGLLIGAERERRKAQRPASAGLRSFTIASLMGCASALTPWNWMSGVILACITALALFSNWQRRASGDPGITTEIALITTTLLGALSVGAPALAGAGAVLITIILAARDPLHRFVGQMVTADEVADVLLISGATLIILPMLPDRPMGPFAALNPHAIWLVVIMILGINAVGQLATRLLGARLGVPMLGLVSGFISSSATIGAMGAWVRVNPASLSAGVAAAVLSTVANYVQMAVVIAVTDRSAFVATAAPVAAAALAAALSGGWFMMVAWRETSAEPPKFSRSFNVMIALMFAAMLAGMLILVAAMRAWFGAVGIAAAAAIGGVLDVHAAVISIATQVNERTITSTQAIVPVLIACTTSSIAKMLFSATAGTRAFAARVIPAQAGIIAASWIAGLVALQIL